One segment of Panicum virgatum strain AP13 chromosome 3K, P.virgatum_v5, whole genome shotgun sequence DNA contains the following:
- the LOC120698464 gene encoding probable protein S-acyltransferase 16, producing the protein MAGRPGYLTLPIFSVLAAIGYVYYTAVFLAVPRWLGLSTAAGVANAAAFTALAATCLATYAVAVRRDPGRVPPGYVPDVEDAESTVHEIKRKSGDLRYCQKCCHYKPPRAHHCRVCKRCVLKMDHHCIWINNCVGHENYKIFLVFVLYAVVASFYAMILIIGSVMHSVPKDEQSGSDSSRTSIIICGVILSPLALALAVLLGWHIYLMLQNKTTIEYHEGVRAMWLAEKGGDLYHHPYDLGVYDNLISVLGPNIFCWLCPVSNTTGNGLRYRTSYDIPKSTPPM; encoded by the exons ATGGCGGGGCGGCCGGGCTACCTCACACTGCCGATCTTCTCGGTGCTGGCGGCGATCGGGTACGTCTACTACACCGCGGTGTTCCTGGCCGTCCCGCGGTGGCTGGGCCTGTCCACGGCGGCCGGGGTCGCCAACGCCGCCGCGTTCACGGCGCTCGCCGCCACCTGCCTCGCCACCTACGCCGTCGCCGTGCGCAGGGACCCCGGGCGCGTGCCACCGGGCTACGTGCCCGACGTCGAGGACGCCGAGAGCACCGTCCACGAGATCAAGCGCAAG AGTGGTGACTTGAGATATTGCCAGAAATGTTGCCACTATAAACCTCCACGTGCACACCATTGCCGTGTTTGCAAGAGATGTGTTCTAAAAATG GACCATCATTGCATTTGGATTAATAACTGTGTTGGGCACGAGAACTACAAGATTTTCTTGGTGTTTGTATTATATGCTGTAGTTGCAAGTTTCTATGCAATG ATTCTGATTATAGGAAGCGTTATGCACAGTGTTCCAAAAGATGAACAGTCAGGCAGTGATTCTTCTCGAACATCCATT ATTATTTGTGGGGTCATTCTTTCTCCATTAGCATTGGCGTTGGCGGTGCTCTTGGGTTGGCATATTTACCTCATGTTACAGAACAAAACTACAATTGAG TACCATGAAGGAGTTAGAGCGATGTGGTTGGCAGAAAAGGGTGGAGATCTCTATCATCATCCATATGACCTTGGTGTCTATGACAATCTTATTTCA GTTCTGGGGCCTAACATATTCTGCTGGCTCTGCCCTGTATCAAATACTACAGGAAATGGCCTTCGGTACCGTACATCATATGATATTCCAAAGTCTACACCACCAATGTGA
- the LOC120698465 gene encoding peptidyl-prolyl cis-trans isomerase FKBP20-1-like — MAEIIDLSGDGGVLKTVVRKAKDDAIAPSDSLPLVDVHYEGTLAENGEVFDTTHEDNSIFSFEIGQGAVIKAWDIALRTMKVGEVAKITCKPEYAYGTAGSPLEIPPNATLIFEVELVACRPRKGSSVGSVSDEKARLEELKKQRELAAATKEEEKKKREEAKAAAAARVQAKLDAKKGKGKGKGK, encoded by the exons ATGGCAGAGATCATAGATTTATCAGGGGACGGAGGTGTTCTTAAGACGGTGGTCCGGAAAGCAAAGGATGATGCTATAGCGCCATCTGATAGTCTGCCCTTGGTTGATG TTCATTACGAAGGCACACTTGCTGAGAATGGTGAAGTTTTTGACACCACCCATGAAGACAACTCTATTTTCTCATTTGAAATTGGACAGGGGGCTGTCATCAAAGCATGGGATATAGCCTTAAGAACTATGAAG GTTGGCGAGGTTGCAAAAATTACATGCAAGCCAGAATATGCATATGGAACTGCGGGTTCACCACTGGAGATACCTCCTAA TGCAACCCTCATTTTTGAGGTGGAGTTAGTAGCCTGCAGGCCGAGGAAAGGTTCAAGTGTGGGTAGTGTCTCTGATGAGAAAGCCAGACTTGA GGAACTTAAGAAGCAGCGAGAGCTAGCTGCTGCTACcaaagaggaagagaaaaagaagagggaggaagcaaaagccgccgccgcagccagggTGCAAGCAAAGCTTGACGCCAAGAAGGGGAAGGGAAAAGGGAAGGGGAAATAG
- the LOC120698463 gene encoding putative laccase-11: MHDTPGPGSERARARARLNCRFAPTHAAHHQLDPSISPCRRRPLIDRGDPAAAAAAAMAGGRRPRCLSPACLFLAAAVALLAMPGLAAARTRRYTFNVTMATVTRLCVTKSIPTVNGRFPGPKVVVREGDRLVVQVHNNINSNLTFHWHGVRQLRSGWADGPSYITQCPIRPGRSYAYDFRVVGQRGTLWWHAHFSWLRATLYGPLVILPPRGVPYPFPKPDGGEVPLMLGEWFNADPDAVIRQALRTGGGPNVSDAYTFNGLPGPTYNCSAADTFRLRVQPGRTYMLRLVNAALNDELFFAVANHTLTVVAADASYVKPFAATTLVISPGQTMDVLLAAAATPPAPAFAIAVAPYTNTVGTFDNTTAVATLEYAPLQGGAAALRSLPSPALPLYNDTGAVANFSANFRSLASARYPARVPRSVDRKFFFAVGLGADPCRSRVNGTCQGPNGTRFAASMNNVSFTMPKTSLLQAHYQRRYGGVLTANFPSAPPVPFNYTGAPPNNTFVMHGTRVVPLAFNTTVEVVLQDTSILGAESHPLHLHGYDFFVVGQGFGNYAAANDTARYNLVDPVQRNTVSVPTAGWVAIRFVADNPGVWIMHCHLDVHLSWGLAMAWLVNDGPLLNQKLPPPPSDIPKC, from the exons ATGCACGACACCCCGGGACCGGGATCGGAGcgagcacgcgcgcgcgctcgttTAAATTGCCGCTTCGCCCCCACTCATGCCGCTCACCATCAGCTCGATCCATCGATCTCTCCCTGCCGCCGTCGGCCGCTAATCGATCGAGGtgatccagcagcagcagcagcagcagcaatggccggcggccgccgtcccCGGTGCCTCTCCCCTGCGTGCCtctttctcgccgccgccgtggccctgcTCGCCATGccgggcctcgccgccgcccgcacccgcCGCTACACGTTCAAT GTGACGATGGCGACGGTGACGCGGCTGTGCGTGACGAAGAGCATCCCCACGGTGAACGGGCGGTTCCCGGGGCCCAAGGTGGTCGTGCGCGAGGGCGACCGCCTCGTCGTCCAGGTCCACAACAACATCAACAGCAACCTCACCTTCCACTG GCACGGCGTCCGGCAGCTGCGCAGCGGGTGGGCGGACGGGCCGTCGTACATCACGCAGTGCCCGATCCGGCCGGGGCGGAGCTACGCCTACGACTTCCGCGTCGTGGGGCAGCGCGGCACGCTGTGGTGGCACGCCCACTTCTCCTGGCTCCGCGCCACGCTCTACGGCCCGCTCGTCATCCTCCCGCCGCGCGGCGTCCCCTACCCGTTCCCCAAGCCCGACGGCGGGGAGGTCCCCCTCATGCTCGGCGAGTGGTTCAACGCCGACCCGGACGCGGTCATCAGGCAGGCGCTGCGCACCGGCGGGGGCCCCAACGTCTCCGACGCCTACACCTTCAACGGCCTCCCCGGCCCGACCTACAACTGCTCGGCGGCCGACACGTTCCGGCTGCGGGTGCAGCCGGGGCGCACGTACATGCTGCGCCTCGTCAACGCCGCGCTCAACGACGAGCTCTTCTTCGCGGTGGCCAACCACACGCtcacggtggtggcggcggacgCCAGCTACGTCAAGCCGTTCGCGGCCACCACGCTGGTCATCTCCCCGGGGCAGACCATGGACGtgctcctcgccgcggcggccaccccgcccgcccccgcgttcgccatcgccgtcgcgcCCTACACCAACACCGTCGGCACGTTCGACAacaccaccgccgtcgccacccTCGAGTACGCGCCGCTgcagggcggcgccgctgcgCTCCGGAGCCTCCCGTCGCCGGCGCTCCCGCTGTACAACGACACGGGCGCCGTGGCCAACTTCTCGGCCAACTTCCGGAGCCTCGCGAGCGCGCGGTACCCGGCGCGCGTGCCGCGGTCGGTGGACCGCAAGTTCTTCTTCGCCGTCGGGCTGGGCGCGGATCCGTGCCGGAGCCGGGTGAACGGGACGTGCCAGGGCCCCAACGGCACCCGGTTCGCCGCGTCCATGAACAACGTGTCCTTCACCATGCCCAAGACCTCCCTCCTGCAGGCGCACTACCAGCGGCGGTACGGCGGCGTGCTCACGGCCAACTTCccctcggcgccgccggtgccgttCAACTACACCGGCGCGCCGCCCAACAACACGTTCGTGATGCACGGCACCAGGGTGGTGCCGCTCGCCTTCAACACCACCGTCGAGGTGGTGCTGCAGGACACCAGCATCCTGGGCGCCGAGAGCCACCCGCTGCACCTCCACGGCTACGACTTCTTCGTCGTCGGCCAGGGGTTCGGGAACTACGCCGCCGCCAACGACACCGCCAGGTACAACCTCGTCGACCCCGTGCAGCGGAACACCGTCAGCGTGCCCACCGCCGGCTGGGTCGCCATCCGCTTCGTCGCCGACAACCCCG GTGTCTGGATCATGCATTGCCACTTGGACGTGCACTTGAGCTGGGGCCTGGCCATGGCGTGGCTCGTCAACGACGGGCCGCTGCTGAACCAGAAGCTACCGCCTCCGCCGTCCGATATCCCCAAGTGCTGA